Proteins from a single region of Palaemon carinicauda isolate YSFRI2023 chromosome 1, ASM3689809v2, whole genome shotgun sequence:
- the LOC137644318 gene encoding uncharacterized protein has product MKVAVALVLLVAVSVNAHPGGHDRPCPPNSTECKCRKLMKPPKETPETGGPMTEAIAACETELSTTVPTESGNGKNHRHPHHLLENMPQEFKDCVRDNMLRISGIMDDAGQISVTAMQSELTEKINANKGDEITSAQVQTIVDAVPTCITDNGGDQLQVNG; this is encoded by the exons ATGAAAGTGGCAGTGGCTCTTGTGCTTTTGGTGGCTGTGAGCGTTAACGCTCATCCAGGCGGACATG ACCGGCCTTGCCCTCCTAACAGCACTGAATGCAAGTGCCGCAAACTCATGAAGCCTCCAAAAGAAACACCAGAAACGGGAGGCCCTATGACTGAAGCCATTGCAGCCTGTGAGACAGAGCTATCCACCACAGTCCCCACTGAATCAG GAAATGGCAAAAACCACCGTCATCCTCATCATCTACTTGAAAACATGCCACAAGAATTCAAGGATTGTGTGAGAGACAACATGCTCCGCATATCAGGAATA ATGGACGATGCAGGACAAATCAGCGTTACTGCCATGCAATCTGAGTTGACCGAAAAGATCAATGCCAACAAAGGAGATGAAATTACATCGGCTCAAGTTCAGACCATCGTCGATGCTGTGCCAACATGTATCACAGACAATGGAGGAGATCAACTCCAGGTAAATGGATAA